In Lacinutrix sp. Bg11-31, the DNA window TAGCGAAACACTTAATATTGCTAATACAAATAGTACTTTTCTCATTTTTAATTTATTTAGTATTTTTTATTGCTTGTCTGTTTTTCCAGTCTATCCATTTTTGACCTTTAAGACGTCGCATTAAGTTGTCAAAATTACGCATAACAATTATATTATAAATAGCTTTTGCTAAGTTTTTTGGTTGCCTTGCAACAGCACGCAAACTCATTGAGAACCCTGGAGTTATATATTTCATGTAATGCCAATAACCTTCTGGCATATATAAGGTTTCACCATGCATAAGTTCGCATTCCCAACCTTTAGCTTTTTGTAAAGCTGGCCATTTTTTAAAATCGGGATTAGAAAAGTCGATGTCTTCTCTAACAATTAATGAATGTGGAATCTTGTATAAATACTTATTTTGTTTCTGATTGAACAGAATAACTTGTTTTTCACCTTCAAAATGAAAATGAAAGATATTAGCTAAATCAATATCATAATGCATAAAGGTGTGCGAGTTTGTGCCACCAAAAAATAACATTGGCATTCCTTTCATTATAGGTAAACCAAAGTCTGGAAATTTAAAGTCTTGTTGAAGTTGAGGTACTTCTTTTAAAATATTCCATAAAAAAATTCTAAATTTCGTAGGCTCACACTTTAACAAGTCTATATAATCACTCATCTTCATTTTTGCATGAGGCTGGTTAAAACCATCTTTGTAATGCACAGGTCTGTCATCATAAAGCGGAACCGTTTTGTCTCCCGCAACTTGTTTTATGTAGTCTAAATTCCATTTAGTAAAAGCAGGCCAATCTTCTATACAACGCTCTATTACCACAGGTTTCTGTGGTTTAAAATAGTGCTTTATAAAATCCTGTTTAGTAATAGTTTTTACTCTAGGAATGTCTTGAAGATTTAATTTCAATATATAGCTGGTTTAAAGGACTAAAGTTACTAAAACGACTTTAAACTAGATTTGTTATTATCATTAAATAGAACTAGAAACGTGTTTTAAGTGCTTTTAGATAAAAAAAAGGTGCCGAAAAGAAAGAATATTGTTCTTTTTCGGCACCTTTTTTAATGTCTTTTCGAATTAACGAAAATAATATAATCTTCTATTTAAGGTTGTATTTTAAACCAAATAATAAGTTTCCTTTTGGCATTGGTACTAAGTTGGTTTCTGTGTATTCTGTATTGAAAATGTTATTTGCAATTACAGAAATTTCAAAGGCATTTAAATTGTAATTTACACTAGCATCTACCACTGAATAATTTTCTCCAGAAGTTCTTTCGGCATATTTATAAATAATATTTTGAGAAATATTTTTAAAGAATTGCGTTTGTAAACTTGCTGTTGCATGATGTTTTAAAGAATTGATAGAGTATCTAGAAAAGTTACTTGGTACAGCTTTTAAATCATCTTCTAAAAAAGTATAACCTGTTTTTATGGCTTGATTATAACCAGCAAACTTAAAACCATACGATGCATTTATTTCAATTCCTTTTGTGTTTAAATCTCTAATATTGGTTGCTTGCCATAAATCTGATTCGGTTTCTTTAACGTAGTCTATTAGTTTTTTAGAATCTCTATTAAAAGCCGCAAGAGAAGCATTAAAGTTTCCATTATTATATTTTATACCTAATTCTTGTGCAATAGCTTCTTCTGGATCTAAGTTTTCATCACCTAATGTTGTTGGGTCGCTGTAAAATAAATCGGTATATGTAGGTATTCTATAAGTGTAACCAATGTTTCCGTAGATTTTTAACTCATCATTTATTTTATAACCAATGTCTAAACCTGGAAAAGCATGAAATTTAAAATCAGAAAAATAGTTAACAGCAATACCTGGAGTGATATCTAATTTATCATCAGCTAATTTAAAACGGTGTTCTAAAAATAGGGTTGTCATAAACCTATTTCTAGATCCCAAATTGTTACTAGACAAATATACTTTTGCAACATCTACTCCAAAACCTGTTACACCAAGGTCAGACTTGTAAGAAGCATCTAATGCAGCTCCAACTTTATTAGTAATATGTAAGTTTCTGTAAACAGATGGATTATCTCTTATAAAAACATACATGTCTTGGTTACGTTTCCAATATAGTTTTGGCTTAAGAGTTAAGTTTTCTTTTTTAATTTCGGTGGTAACACCTACTAAGCTAGCTTGTGTTTCTTCGTACTGGTTAATAGCAGTTGGACTAGCATAAAAACCATTTGCACCAAATTTTCTTTCTTGAAATGAAGCAATTACATTTATAGGTGCTTTGTTTGTATCGAAAGAACTTTTTAGAAAATAATTCTGATTATCATAATCTGTATTATGTCTATAACCTTGAGAAGTATTTCTTGAAACTTGAATTATATGCGAAGATTTTTCTAATTGACTTCCAACCATAACAGAACCATTAAGTTGACCATAAGATCCTGATTGAATACCTAAAGAAACTAAATCTCCAATATTTTTTTTGGTTACAATATTAACAGCTCCTGTAAATGCATTTTGCCCAAATACTCTTGCTGCTGGACCTTTAATAATTTCTATACGCTCAATAACTTCAATAGGTAAAGCCATATTCATGGTATGGTGTCCTGTTTGCGAATCTTCAACCTTTATACCATCTACTAATAGTAATGTTTGGTCAAAACCACCACCACGAATGTATAAATCTGCCTGCATGCCAGAAGTACCACGACGTCTTACATCTACTCCTGCAACTTGTTGTAATAAATCGGCAACGTTTGTTGTTGCACTTTTTTTAATGTCTTCTTGGTTAATTACTGTTATGGTTCTAGAGTTTTCCGAGAATGGTAAATCTATTCTTGTAGATGTAATAATTACAGAATCTAGTTGTTGATTTTGGAATTCTTGCGCTTGCGTTGTTATAGCAAACATGGCAAGTAAAATAAAAAAAGGACTTAATTTCATAATATAATATATAGGTGTTTTTTAACGCTGCAAAATTCGTAACTTTCCGGATCATTAAAGTAGTCCAGTTTTAAAACAATGAGTAGTCCGGTTGATGACATATTAAAATCTTTAATTCATTTCGAAAAGTCTCCGAATACTGCAATCTATATTCAAATAGCTCAAGAAATCATTAATGCCATACAACGTGGCTATTTACCAGAAGGAACTGCGTTGCCAGGAACTAGAAAATTTAGTGCCTTACTATCTATTAATAGAAATACTGCAGTTGCTGTTTACGATGAGTTGGCATCGCAAGGTTGGGTAGATATTGTTGCTAATAAAGGGACGTTTGTTTTAATGCCAGAAAAAAAAACCGCTGCTATAAAAGCTGTGGTTCAAGGCTTAGAAAAATTAAAAGCGTATCCAGAAATAGCAGGATTTCCGTTTCAGTCGTCTTTTAATTTAGCTTCTACCGAAGAATTTTCGATACGTAAATATGTAATTAACGATGGGAAGCCCGATTTAAGATTACATCCTACACATCAGTTTTCTAAATGGTATAGTGCGTCTATGAAACGTGCATCGTTAATTTCGAAATGGAATCAAACACAAGCGCAGTCTAATACTACTTTTAGTAAACAGTTATGTAATTATTTAAATGCCACGAGAGGATTTCATATAAAACCAAGCAATATTGTAAGTACACGTAGTACCGAAATGAGCTTATATATTGTCTCTCAACTTTTAATACAGGAAAAAGATGTAGTGCTTGTTGGTAATTTAAGTCATTATAAATCTAATATGATTTTTCAGCAAGCAGGAGCTAATATTATAACGATTCCTGTAGATGCGCATGGTATTGATGTCGATTTTATTGAAAAAAACTTCACGAAAAACAGTATTCGTTGTGTGTATGTTTGCGCACATAGGCAATATCCAACAACGGTAACGCTTACAGCGGAAAGGCGTTTGAAATTATTGAAGCTCGCAAAGGCTTATAAGTTTGCTATTATAGAGGACGATTTTGATTACGATTTTCAGTTTAACGGCTCTGCGATGGTGCCTATGGCAAGTGCAGATGGACAAGGTGTGGTTATTTATTTAGGACGATTAGGACAGTCTTTTTTTCCTAGTTTTCAAATAGGATTTGTAGTCGCTCCAGAAAACATTATTAATGAAGCCAAAAACTATTTGCAAATACTAGATAAACAAGGTGATTTAATTCAGAAGCAAATACTAACAGAACTTATTAGTGAAGGTGAAATACACCGATTAATTAAAAAGAATATTATTATTTATAAGCAAAGACGCGATTATTTATGTGCTTGTTTAAGTGTTTATTTTAAAGACTATGCAACTTGGCAAGTTCCAACAGGAGGTTTAGCAGTTTGGCTAAATTTTGAACCCAGAATATCGCTAGTTAAATTGGCAGAAAAAGCAAAAGCACACGATTTGTTTTTACCTAAAACCATACTGTATCAAAATAAAGATCTATGTGCTATTAGATTAGGATTTGGGCATTTAAACGAAGATGAAGTAGAAAACGTTATTAAAATTCTAAAAATCTCTTTTGTTGAGGTTATTTTTTAATGAAGGTATCCAAAATGCGATAAAACTTTTCTGGTTCTTCTAAATATGGATTGTGACCACTGTTTTCAAACATTTCAAATTGAGCTACTGGCATAAACGTTTTGTATTGCACAGCAAATTCTGGAGTAGAAACACCATCATATCGACCAGCAATAATTAAGGTTTTTGCTTTCACATTTTTTAATTCCTTTCTGTAATCTTGGTTTATCATACTACCTGAAACATCAAAATCGCCATCTTTTCCAATAATTGAAACATAAACATCGTTTGCCCAACCTCTATATTTTTCTTCAGGCGAATTTTGCTTCAATTTAGTATTATGATAGTAAATATATTTTGTTGGGAAACTACCATAAACGTCTGCCAATTCTTTATCGCTAGACATATAACCTAATGCGCGAATAGAATCTACTTTTTTCCATTTCTCAGGAAAGTGTGTTTTTGCATAATGGTTATAACTATCGCAATTGGCTTGCCACATGGCTCCACTATGGAAGCCATTAATTAATACCATTTTCTCAACGTTGTCTTTATATTTTATAGCGTAAGCTTGCGCAGGAACTGTACCGTAAGAATGCCCAACCAAAGAGATTTTATCGAATTTTAAAAGCACACGTAGTTTCTCGATAAGCTCTACATCATTTTCAACCGAGTATTCTTTTGGATCTTTAGCATCCTCACTTTTTCCACGACCTAACCAATCGAAAAAAACAACCGTATTTGTTTTATAATACTGCCCAAAATTACCTTGCATATAATCATGAGAATTTCCTGGTCCTCCTGGTAAAAAGAAAATTGGGTCACCAGAACCTTTAGTTTCTACATTAATTTTATAACCACCTATTTCGTAGAATTTAGATTCGAATTTCTCGAATATATCCGTGTCTTGTTGTGCATTATTGCAAGCTGTAATAAAGAAAAACGAAATACTAAGTAGCTTAAAAAGAGGTTTCATGTGTTAAGTTTTAAATGAATATGAATTTTAAAAGATTAAAAGTGATGAGCAATGCAATTATTATTGAAATGACCGAAATGATAATCTTCTTTTTTCTTTCTCGTCTTATTTTATTGTGAATTTCAACTTTAATAGTTGCCATTTTATCTGGTGAAACTTTTATAAAATTTAGAGCTCCAGATTTTTCATTATCTAATTTGGCAACATTATTTATAGAATATGCTCTCTTTTTATTTTGAGCATTCCTGGAGCGTTCTTGCTTCATTCTGTTAATCATGTCTGCAGCGTACGAATATCCCATGATAATTTTATAGTTTTAGATAAAAAGCGGTTAATTCTTAGTAAATATAAGAATAAAGAGCAAAAAAAAAACCGCTATTAATAGCGGTTTTTTGAATAAGTTAAATGTTATGCATTAGGCTTGTTGTCTTCTATAACTTCTGCTTCTGCATCACTTTTTACATTTTTACCTTTTAAATATTCTGGCAATTCCATTCCTGCCATGTTAAACATTTCTTGTAAAGGTGGAACCGATTTATACATTCCAGAAAGGAAGTTGGCAGTAGACGTTTTTCCGTCTTTTCCACCACCATTTTCCCAAACGGTAATTTTATCAATTTTAATATTTTTAATAGCTTCAGATTGCATTTTTACTAATTCTGGTAACTTATCTGCAATTAATAATAATACTGCATCTTTAGAGTTGTTACCAGCTGCCTTAACAATTTGCTCCATACCAGCAGCTTGTTTTGTTAAGATTTCAAACTGACCTTGTGCTTCGGCTTGCGCTTTAAATAATATTGCATCTGCTTCACCTTTTGCACGTCTTCTTATTTGTTCAGCTTCAGCTTCAGCATCAATTTCTACTTTTCTTTTATCAATTTCTGCAGGTACAATAATATCTGCTTCTTGAGAAGAACGTTCTCTATCTGCTCTTGCCGTTTCTGCTTCTTTTTCTGCAGCATAAGACTCTTGTAAAGCTTTTGCTGTTTGTACTTTTTCTGATGCTATTGCCACACGTTCTGCTTCTGCTTCACGTTGACGACGTAAAGAATCTGAGTTTGCTACTGCAATTTTTGCTGTGTTTTCTCCTTCTACTGCTTGTGCATTTGCTGCGGCAACTTGGGTTCTTTCATCTTGAACAGCGTTTGCTTCACCAATAGATCCATCTCTAGTTTTTTCAGCAACCGATTTACGAGCCGCATTTATTGCATGTGCTGCTGCTTCCTTACCTAAAGCTTCAATGTATCCAGACTCATCTACAATATCGGTAATGTTTACGTTTATTAGTTTTAAACCTACTTTTTTAAGCTCTGACTCTACACTTTGAGAAATATTAGTTAAAAACTTATCTCTATCGTTGTTAATTTCTTCAATATCCATAGAAGCAACAACCAAACGTAACTGACCAAAAATAATTTCTTGGGCTAATTCTTGAATATCGCTTTGGTTAAGGCCTAAAAGTCTTTCGGCAGCATTTTGCATAATACCTGGTTCTGTAGAGACACCAATAGTAAAACGCGATGGTACATTAACACGAATGTTTTGTTTAGATAAGGCATTTACTAAATTAACTTCGATAGAAATTGGTGTTAAATCTAGAAATTGGTAATCTTGAATTACTGGATAAATAAAGGCTGCACCACCATGAATACATTTGGCAGATTGTCCGCCACCTACTTTACCATAAACAACTAGAATTCTGTCCGATGGACAACGTTTGTAGCGTTTAACAAGTACAATTAAAAAGACAAAAACAAATAGTATTGCAAAAATAATTGCAATTGGGAAGCCTAAATTAAAGGCGTCTTGAGTGATTAGAAACATAGGTTTATGGTTTTTAGTTAAGTTTTTCTATTATTAGTATTCCGTTATCGGTAATGCTTTTTACTTTAATTACTGTGCCAGATTTTAAATCGGTTTCACTATCTGTTAAAGCTTCTAATTCCCTTAGTGCGCCTTGAATTTTAACGTGTGCTTTTCCTATAGAAGAGCGTTTTGCTCCAACTGTTAAATATACTTCGCCAACTTCATTTATAGCATTTTTAAATTTCATGGTTCCGCTATCGCTAAGTTTGTTCATGTAAAAAAACATGGCAGCCATTATAGTCATCATAATTAATCCGCAAATTAAAGAGATAATTATTGTTAATGGTTTAGAAAAACCAGCGTCTATACAAGCAATACCACTCCAACCAAATAAGGTAAAGAAACCTACTAAGTTTCTAAAAGTTATAAACTGAAATCCAATACCTGTATCTGCTTCAATGTCTGAATCTACATCACCAAAATCGTCTGCATCACCACCAATAAAAGTAGAAATTGTTGTAAAAATGAAAATAATGGAACCTAATAATGCAATACTCCAATATATTTTTGGAAATAATTCTAGGCTAAAGAACCAATCTGTCATAATAAAGTGTTGTTAGTTAAAAAATGAAATATACTACTTTTTGAAAATAAAGCGCGTTTTATCTGCACTCTATTTATATGTAGTTAATGTAAGTGATTTGTTACAAAATATTCTCTATCATTCCAGCGAAGGCAGGAATCTACTTTTACAGATTCTAGATTAGGAATGATTAATAGTCTATAACAAAATATGTTTCCCAGTGTTTAGAAATTTATTATTATTCCTGTAACTAATTCTGAAAAAGGAATACTTATATTGAAGATTATAATTATTCATTCCGATACATTCGGAAGCACTTTTAATAGAAATTAATATGGAAAATACAGAACAAAAGAGTTGGTTTAGTAGAAATTGGGGATGGTTACTTGGTGGTGGCTGTTTATCAATAATTGTTGTTGTGGTATTAGTAATTGTTGGTGCATTCTATAAAATATCTAATTCTATTTCAGGATCAGAACCTTATACTTATGCTTTTTCTCAAGCTATAGAAAACCAGGAAGTTATTGGCTTTTTAGGTGAGCCAATCGAGAGTGATGGTATGGGAAGTACTAGTTATAAAAATACAAACGGTAAAAGTACTGTTAGTTTAACTATACCAATAAAAGGATCGATTGATGAAGGTGAAATTATTGTAGAAGCCGAAAAAATTAATAATGAATGGGCTTACAATACACTTTATGTTAAAATAGATGGCGAAAGTGAACTTATTTATTTGGAAGGAAATGAAAGTGAACAGTATTATGAAGAAGAAGATATAGAAGATGAAGAGTTGTTAGACAACAACTAAAGACTTATTTAATCTCAAATTCAGTTTTACAAGTTTCACATTTGTACTTGTGTTTTGCGCTTATTGGTAAGGTGCCAAATAGTACTCCAAAAATAAAGCCGAAGAAAGATTTAAAGTCTTTTATGGTTGAGAATAATTCTATTTTCTCGCCATTACAATTTGGACAATGTATGGTATTGCCATCGTCGTCTAAAGAGTACTTAGAAATAGATTCTAGTATATGTTGCGCTTCCATAGCATCCTTAGCTAATACTTTTAATTTTACACCACCTATAGCATTACTAACTAATGGATCTGTATCTATAGTGAAATTATCGCTTAAAAATACTTGAATACCATCGGCTTCCAAACGCCCTTTTATTATTTGAGCTTCGGTAGAATATTGAAATCTTGCTATGGTTTTAAAAGTATCGCTCATTTTGGTTGTCTCGAAAACAGGAAGCTTATGTTTATTTAAAGTTAGTCTTTTTTTATTTCAGATTTGTTTTGTTTTAGGTTTTCTTTATCTATCCATTTAAAATCATTTGGAATTGTGGCATCTAATAAATCGATGTTTAGTGCTTCAGAGATATCAAAGCCAACAGAAACGGCATCTTCAAAATTATTTCTTGTGTATAATTCGAAATGTTTATTCTTATCGTACCATAAATTCACTTCAAAAATTTCTGCTTCGCTTTTAGAAGGGTCGAAAAAAATAGAAACATATTCGTAGTTGTTAATTTTTTTCCATTTTCCTATTTTAATAGAACCAACTTCTATTGTTGGTTTAAATCTTGAAAGTTCTAAATCTATATGTACTTTTTTATGAAGACATAAAAGAATACCAATCCCTATTAAATAAAAGATATTAATTATTCCTGATTTGTTACCTTTTGTTAATTCAACTTTCCACAAATTATTAATAGTTAAATAAATAATTATTCCAATTGCGGCAGTAAATATTAAAGATGCTATTATTAGTTTCCAAAAAGGTCTAGGACTTTCAGAAACGATAATGTGTTTTTTGTCCATTGCTCAAATATAAATAAAGGTTTTGTAACACGAATTTTTATGTTTTTTAATAATTTATTATTGTTTATCAATAATTTTTATATATTTGTTATCGTTAAACAATAATTATATGAAAATGAAAAAACTAAATATTCTAAAATCATTGGTAGATTTTATCTGGTACATTACCTGTTTGCCTTTAGTACCATTAACTTTATTTTTTGCAGTATATATGTTTTTTAATGACGATATACTCAAGGTTTTTAATGTTCTAGATCAAGGGATAATAATAACGCCATGGTATTTAAAGATTTTGTTACTATTAATAGCAATAGTATTATTTGTATCGATTTATAGTTTTTATCTTTTTAGAAGTACGTTAGCCTATTTTCAAAAAAGGAAACCTTTTGATGATTTTGTAATTAATAACTACAGAAAGATAGGGAACCTACTTGCTATTTCTGGCGCTTCAGGAGCAATTATTTCATTTAGTTTTAATTTGTTTATAAAGAGTAGTTTGCAACTCAATTTTGGATTAAGTTCATACTTATTTGCTGTCTGTTTAGGCTTATTTTTTATGGTATTAAGTGAAACGTTTAAGGTGGCGAAAACTGCAAAACAAGAAAATGATTTAACTATATAATTATGAAGAAAATAAAAATACTCCATTGGTTTGTTATCACGTTGATAGTAATATTTATTATTCATTTTTTAACGAATATGTATCTTACATTTTACACACCAGGTTTTATGAATTTTGGAGATGAACATTATAGTCAATTCATTTTTGGTTATTACACACAATTTGTTGGTTTAACTTTTTCAATACTATCTTTTGTTGCATTATTCTTTTTAAGAAAAGGATTAGGTGTAACTATAAAAAAAGGGTTTTTTAATAAAAACAGTTCAAAAAAATTCAAAATTGCTGGCAAGCTCTTTTTGGTTTCAGGTGTTTTAAGTTTGCTTTGGGATTTTACATTACTTATTTATTCAAAAGGAGAAATTCTTTTTGTAGGTTCTATAATTTCAGATATTCTGTTATTGTTAATAGGTTTTGGCTTACTTATTATTGCAGATTTTATTACAAATGGAAACACAATTCAACAAGAAAACGACTTAACAATATAACTATGCCAATAATAGTAAACTTAGACGTTATGCTTGCTAAACGCAAGATGAAAAGCAAGGACTTGGCAGAAATTATAGGTATAACAACTGCAAACCTATCCATATTAAAATCTGGTAAAGCAAAAGCAGTGCGTTTTTCAACATTAGAAGCCATTTGCGAAGCTTTAGAATGCCAGCCGAGTGATATTTTGGAGTACGTTAAAAACTAGAATCACGTTATTTTATTTAAAAACGTAATGTCCGTTCGAGTGATTTTTATCCCGAAAGCTTTCGGGAGAAAAATTGTATCGAGAATTATTTTATTAGTAAAACAAATGTTCTCGATACAAATTTTTCTTAATTGCAATCGAAAAATTCACTCGAACTGACAGTATACTACTGTTTTTAACAAACAGCTTGTCACTTCGAGTGATTTTGAGGTACGAGAAAATTGTATCGAGAAGGTTATAAAATTACCTATGCCTAAAAGTTAATCTTCAACTGAGCACTAATACTTTTTTGTTCCACCTTTTTAGTCTTTTTCTCGGTATTTAAATTCGATAACGAAATACCCAAAAGGCGAACAGAGTTGTTTAGTTTTTCTTGATAGAGTAATTCTTTAGCAGTTTCTAAAACCACACTTTTATCGCTAATAAAGTAAGGCAATGTTTTACTTCTTGTTTGGAGCGTGAAATCGCTGTATTTAATTTTTAGTGTTACTGTTTTTCCAGCAACTTTACTTCTGGTTAAACGCTTAGAAACTTCTGCAGCAATATGTTCTAGTTTTTCGAGCATAAATACTTCCGAAGATAAATTTTTATTAAAAGTACGCTCGGCAGCTAAGCTCTTTCTTATCCTATTTGGTCTAACCTCACTATTATGTATGCCACGAACAATGTGGTAATAGTGTGTACCAGCTTTTCCGAAGTTTTTCTCTAGAAACTCTAAAGATTTATTCTTTAAATCAAGACCTGTATAAACACCTTTTTGGTACATTTTTTCTGCGGTAACTTTACCAATACCATAAAATTTTCTAATATCAAGAGCTTCTAAAAAGTCTAGAACTTCTTCGGGATTTACTGTTTTTTGACCATTAGGTTTATTGTAATCGCTAGCAATTTTGGCAACAAATTTATTTACAGAAATTCCCGCAGATGCAGTTAAACCAACCTCATTAAAAATGCGAGTTCTTATTTCTTCGGCAATAAGCGAAGCACTAGGATTTCCTTTTTTGTTTTCGGTAACATCTAAATAAGCTTCATCAAGAGATAAAGGTTCTACAAGATCTGTATAGTCTAAAAAGATGACTCTAATTTTTTTAGAGATTTCTTTATAGCGATCAAATCTTGGTGGTACAAATAGTAGTTCTGGGCATAAACGCCTTGCCTTTACACCACTAATCGCACTGCGAACTCCAAATTTTCGAGCTTCGTAACTTGCCGCACTAACAACACCTCGTGTTCCGCTACCACCAACAGCCAAAGGTTTTCCTATAAGTTCTGGATTATCCATTTGCTCTACAGATGCGTAAAATGCATCCATATCTACATGAATTATCTTTCTTAGTGGTAAGCTTTCAGACATAACACAAATTTATAATATCTTTGGTTCTCTAGACTATCTAAACCATGAAACTTATATACACACTTCTTGTTTTAATCTTATTGCTACTTATCTGGTCTGCAATTAATCCATTCGAATATTTTACATGGTTTCTAGAAGTTTCACCAGCAGTTTTAGGTGTTTTAATATTAGCATTGACCTTTAAACGTTTTAGGTTTACCAATCTGGTATATATTTTAATTTTCTTACACTGTGTTGTTTTAATTATTGGAGGTCATTACACGTATGCCGAAGTACCTTTGTTCGATTATATTCAAGAAGTATTTAACCAAAGCCGAAACAATTACGATAAGGTTGGACATTTTGCGCAAGGTTTTGTTCCTGCTATAATTACTCGAGAACTATTAATAAGAAAACAAGTTGTAAATAGTAATGGTTGGAGAAACTTTATAGTGGTTTGTATTGCCATGGCAATTAGTGTTACTTACGAATTTATAGAATGGTTTGTATCCTTACAAACAGGAGAAGGAGGCGATTCGTTTTTAGGAACACAAGGTTATATTTGGGATACACAAAGTGATATGTTATATGCAACAATTGGAGCCATTTGTGCACTAATTTTCTTAAGTAAAATTCACAATAAGCAAATTGAAAGATTAAATTAATATGATAGAAATAGAACGCAAGTTTTTAGTAAAGTCTCATACTTTTAAAACCGAAGCTTTTAAACAAACTAGGATTGTGCAAGGTTTTTTAAGTACAGATAAAAAACGAACGGTTCGTGTAAGGCTAAAAGGTGACATAGGTTTTTTAACTATAAAAGGCCAATCTTCTAAAAACGGATTGTCTCGTTTCGAATGGGAAAAAGAAATTCCTAAAACGGAAGCCGAATCGCTTTTAAAGCTTTGTAAAAAAGGGATGATCGATAAAACACGATATGAAGTTAAGGTAGATAATCACATAT includes these proteins:
- a CDS encoding putative signal transducing protein translates to MSDTFKTIARFQYSTEAQIIKGRLEADGIQVFLSDNFTIDTDPLVSNAIGGVKLKVLAKDAMEAQHILESISKYSLDDDGNTIHCPNCNGEKIELFSTIKDFKSFFGFIFGVLFGTLPISAKHKYKCETCKTEFEIK
- a CDS encoding DUF2975 domain-containing protein, with the protein product MKMKKLNILKSLVDFIWYITCLPLVPLTLFFAVYMFFNDDILKVFNVLDQGIIITPWYLKILLLLIAIVLFVSIYSFYLFRSTLAYFQKRKPFDDFVINNYRKIGNLLAISGASGAIISFSFNLFIKSSLQLNFGLSSYLFAVCLGLFFMVLSETFKVAKTAKQENDLTI
- a CDS encoding DUF2975 domain-containing protein → MKKIKILHWFVITLIVIFIIHFLTNMYLTFYTPGFMNFGDEHYSQFIFGYYTQFVGLTFSILSFVALFFLRKGLGVTIKKGFFNKNSSKKFKIAGKLFLVSGVLSLLWDFTLLIYSKGEILFVGSIISDILLLLIGFGLLIIADFITNGNTIQQENDLTI
- a CDS encoding helix-turn-helix transcriptional regulator, translating into MPIIVNLDVMLAKRKMKSKDLAEIIGITTANLSILKSGKAKAVRFSTLEAICEALECQPSDILEYVKN
- the dinB gene encoding DNA polymerase IV — its product is MSESLPLRKIIHVDMDAFYASVEQMDNPELIGKPLAVGGSGTRGVVSAASYEARKFGVRSAISGVKARRLCPELLFVPPRFDRYKEISKKIRVIFLDYTDLVEPLSLDEAYLDVTENKKGNPSASLIAEEIRTRIFNEVGLTASAGISVNKFVAKIASDYNKPNGQKTVNPEEVLDFLEALDIRKFYGIGKVTAEKMYQKGVYTGLDLKNKSLEFLEKNFGKAGTHYYHIVRGIHNSEVRPNRIRKSLAAERTFNKNLSSEVFMLEKLEHIAAEVSKRLTRSKVAGKTVTLKIKYSDFTLQTRSKTLPYFISDKSVVLETAKELLYQEKLNNSVRLLGISLSNLNTEKKTKKVEQKSISAQLKINF
- a CDS encoding DUF2238 domain-containing protein, with protein sequence MKLIYTLLVLILLLLIWSAINPFEYFTWFLEVSPAVLGVLILALTFKRFRFTNLVYILIFLHCVVLIIGGHYTYAEVPLFDYIQEVFNQSRNNYDKVGHFAQGFVPAIITRELLIRKQVVNSNGWRNFIVVCIAMAISVTYEFIEWFVSLQTGEGGDSFLGTQGYIWDTQSDMLYATIGAICALIFLSKIHNKQIERLN
- a CDS encoding CYTH domain-containing protein translates to MIEIERKFLVKSHTFKTEAFKQTRIVQGFLSTDKKRTVRVRLKGDIGFLTIKGQSSKNGLSRFEWEKEIPKTEAESLLKLCKKGMIDKTRYEVKVDNHIFEVDEFFGKNKGLIVAEVELNNETETFTKPQWLGEEVTGDAKYYNSQLSKNPFCKWK